The Archangium primigenium genomic interval GAGCGGATCGCCTCGAGCCACGCCACCCAGAGGTCATGGGGCGCGCCTTCTGGCCGGGCCGTGCGTCCCGCGAGCCGACGCTGGGCGGACCCGACGGCGCGCACCACCCACCGGAGGACGGCCTCCGCCCTCGCGCCCGAGAGCACGAAGTCCACTCCAGCGGAGGCGCCCACGACGCCGTCCTCCGCCAACCGGCGCGCCAGGGTGGTGGCCAGCTCGACGGCGAGATGGGCCTCCTGGGCTCCCGCCTCCTCGTCGAGCAGGAGGAAGGGACGGGCCTCGTCCATCGCTTCCCAGGCCTCCTGGGCGGTGCGCTCCAGGTCGGCGAGGGTGGGCGCGACCCGGGCCAGCTCGAGCAGCAGTGCGGCCGAGCGGAAGAGCCGCACGGGGCTGTCCAGCTTCCGCGCCGCCGCGAAGGCGCCGCTCAGGGCGTCCGTCCCCTGGCGCCAGAGCGCGAGCGCGAAGGCCACGTCCAGGTTCTCCATTCCGGGCGAGCCCAGGAGCAGGCTCGCGACCCCCCGCCCGATGTTCTCGCGCGTTTCCCAATGGTGCACGGGGTTGTGCTCCAGGGTGCGGACCGCGAGGCATTGCTCGGACAGCGCCAGGCCCTCCATGCGCTGGATGGGAGGCGCGTCTCCGCGAAGCAGCGAGTCGGCGAGGTTGTGGACGGTATAGGCCCGCACGTCCCGGGGCGCATCCGCGCGGAGGGTGGCCAGCCGCTGGCGCCAGAGCTGGACCGCGTCCTCGTGTCGGCCTTCCCGGTGGGCCAGACCCGACAGGCAGATGGTCTGGTAGTTGTCCGCGCTGTCCCGTTCCGAGGCGGACAGCGGGCTTCGGTCGAGGCGCTCGAAGCTCGCCCGAGCCGCCAGGTACGTGGCCCTCGCCTGGGCCGGGTCGGAGTGCTTGCCCCCCAGCATCGTCTGGTAGACGGCCAGGGTCAGCCAGGTCTTGGCCTTCTGCTCCGCGGAGAGCTCCTCGGCGAGCAGGGCCTTCGCGGCCTGGATGCCTTCTTCGAGGGTCACGCGGGGATCGCCCGCGCCCCGCTCGAGCCGCAACTCGGTGAGGGTCATCCGGACATGCAGCGCCACGTCCCGCTCCCCCGCGGCTTCGTACTCCCGCGCGCACTGCTCGTAGAGCGACTCGGCCTCGCGCAGGTGGACATCGCGGTCTCCGTCCGTGCGATAGCGTGTCGCGCGTGCCTGCTGTTGCAAGGCCAGCCGGGCAAGCGAGCCTTGCTCGGGGCTCCCGGTACGGACCTCGCGGGCGAGTTCCACGGCCCTCGGAAAGTCCTTCACGGGATGAAGCTGATCCGCCGGTGCCCAGAGCTGGGCCAGTTCCAACAGCAACTGCCCACGGACAGTCGTGTCGGAGAGTTGCCGGAGGAGCCGCTCGGCTTCGTGGGCTCGGGGCGTGACCTCCGCGGACGTGGCGTGCTCTCGTGCCACCAGATGCGCCAGCAGGACCGCGCTTGCCAGGAGGGCTCCGGGACGGGCCTGGGCGTCCTCGGTGTTCGCGAGCCGCTCCGCGAGGGCGCGGAGCGCGCCAGGCGAGCGGTCCTGTTGCTGGTGGTCCTGCTCGATGCTTTGACGCGCTTCGGCGGGATCCTTTCCAAGCTGTCGTGCCATCCGCTCCACCGCGTCCAGATCCAGCGGACGCAGGCGCCCCGTGGCCTCGTAGAATGCCTCGCTCGCGGGGTGGCTCATGAGCGTGGAGATGGACTCGGCGTCCTCTTCGGACACGAGACCCTGCTTTCCGCGCAGGGCCCGCTGGACCATGTCGGTCAGCTCCGGATGCCGCTGGCCGATGCGCTCCAGCCGCCGCTGGAGCGCGCTGTCCTGGGGCTCGAGGCGCATGAGCCCGGCCAGGACCTGGGTCTGGAGGCCCGCGACCATGCGTCGGTAGTCCCCCTCGGCCAGACCCTCGGCCTCGTCGAGCCGGTCGAGCGCCCGGCGCAGGCGAAGCAGCTCGGTGCCTCCGGGTTGCTGCTGCTCGGCCCTGGCGGCGGAGAACAATGTCTCCACCCGGAGATACCCCGTCTTGCGCAGCTCCAAGGCGCGCGTGAGCAGGGCCAGTGCCTGGACGGCATCACCCCGAGCGCCGCGATCCAGGAGTGCGTCAGCCTTCACCTTGAAGAGCTGGGCGTCCGTCGCCTCGCTGAGCGACCCGAGGGACTCCGCCTCGGTGTAGAGCGCCAGCGCACGCGCGAGGTCGGGCGCGAGACCTTTTCGGTAGGCATTGCCGGTCGACACCAGCAGGGGAAAACGCTCCCACGCGGGCAGGCCCGCGGTACGGGCTTCCGCCAAGCCCTCCTCCAGGATGGGCCGCGCGTCCTCGTGGCGCTCGGCATCCAGCAGCTCGATGCCTCGGAGCAGCTTCGCGGTGGCCTTCTCCTTGGGCGTGCGCGCATGGGCGAGCAGCGCCTCCACCGCCTGGGTGTAGGCCCGGGCCGCGTCCGCTCCCGTGGAGGCGTGCCGACGGCGAAGCGCTACCCTCAGGTGGAGCAGGTGGAAGGTGGGCTTCTGGGCGAGCACCTTCTCCAGGGCCTCGTGCAGCCCGTGCAGCATCGCGGTGGGCGAGGCGCGGGCCACCTCATCCGCCAGGGTGTCGAATCCCCGGGAATCGGACTCGCGGAAGAAGAGCCACTCCAGGACGGCTTCCGCGCGGTCGGGACGGGCCTGGAGGACGGCCAGGGCGATGCCTCGCTCCTGGGCACCCAGGGGCCCGGTCTGCTCGGGGGCTTCCCCGTGGGCGAGCGCCACGGCCCAGCCGGGCAGTGCATCGAATCCTCCGGACAAATCCTCCGGCGTGTCGTGGGGCGGCGCGGGAGGCGAGCGTGGAGACGCCAGACAGGCGCGAATCCACTCACGCCGGGCCTTGAGTTCCAGGGAGCGCTCGGGGGCGGGGTCGAGGGCGAGGAGCTGATCGGCCACCGTGAGGGCGTCGGGTGGGGTCAGCGGGCCCAAGGCGAGCAGGCTCTTCACGGCATGGCCCCGATAGCCGGAGACCTCCTTGCCGGGCAGGGGCAGGTCGCGCGTGAACCACTGGGCGGACGCCACCGCCGTGGGCTCGTGCTCCCGTGTCTGGAGGGAGAGCTGATCGATGCGGATGCGCGCCTGCGTCCGCATGTTGAAGACGGTGGCCCGGGCGTCGTTGCCGAGCTGTCGCGCCGCGCGTTCCGCATGCCGCCAGGCGCGCTCGAGCAGGCCCTTGTCCCGGCGTCCCGCCATCCACAGCGCGCTGGCCAGATCCGTGCGGGTGAAGGGGTTGTCCGCGTCCCCCTCAAGCAAGGTCTCCACTTCGTCACACCAGCGCAGGCGCTCGGCATGCGCGTCCGAGGGAAGCAGGGCGATGAGCTGCGCGGCGGCGCTCAGCCGGGCGCCGGGTCTGCGCTCGTGTTGGAGCGCTTGGCGCAGCTCGTCGGCCGCGTCGGATTTCCGCCCCTCGGCGTCCAGGAGCTGGGCGCGGAGCGCGGGCTCGCGCAGGATGTGCTGGCCGCTCGTGAGCAGGAGCCGACGGAGGTCCGAGGGCAGGACGCGGGCCTGGTTGGCCAGGGCTCCCTGGAGCAGGGCGTCGGATTCGGTGTCCGTCGGGCATTGGTCGGAGAGGTAGTGGCGCACGAAGCCGATGAACTCCGCGGAGGGCGGAGCTCCGGGATGCGGGCCGCGCAGTCGGATGAGCGTGAGCCGGGTCTGGGCGGGCGTTCCGACCAGACGCGCCTCTGCTTTGAGCAGCCGCTCCTGGGCGTCGGCCTCGCGTCCGGCGTCCCGGAGAAGGTTGACGAGGTACTGGGTGGCATCGCTCAGGTTGGGCCCGTCTCCGAGCGCGAGGGCCTCGGCGAAGACGGTCTCCAGGTGGGGCAACGCTTCTTTCGGGCGCTCCTCATCGAGCAGGGCCTGGACCAGGTGCAGGCGCACGAGGTTGCGGTTGGACGAGGGCCGTTGACGCGCCATCAGCCGCAGCGCCTGCTCCAGGGGGCCGATGGCCTCCGCCGCCTGTCCCCGCCGACGCAGCACATCGCCCAGCGTGGCGAGGGGCGAGGCGGCATGGATGTCGCCCGCTTCGGCGGGGAGCGTCGCCACGGCTCGCCGGGCGAGTTCCTCGGAGGCGGCCCGCTGCGCCTCGTCTCCGTGGAGCAGCCAGAGATGGGCCTGGATGGACAGGCGCGAGGCGCGAATCAGGGGCGACGTGCTGCATTCGGCGGCGCGGGCCGCGTACTGGAGGGCCCGGGCGGTGGCGCCCTCCCGGCCGAGCGTGATGCCCCGGACCTCGAGCTCGGAGAGGATCTCATACACGTCCGCCTGGAGGGCGGGCTCCTCGGTGCGATGCAGGAGCGCCTCGAGCCGGGAGATGCGCGCACCCAGCGTCTCCCAGGGGGGCTCCCGCTGGTCGGCGAGCTGGAGGAACACGGCGCGCGCCAGGGTGCACTCGGCCATGAGTTCCCCGTGCGTCGCGCCGCATGCGCGCGCGAGCCGCGCGGAGTCCTCCAGATCCTGGAGCGCGGCATCGCGCTGCGCGGGCCGTTCCATGGCGAGCGCGAGCCGGGTGTTGCCCCGCTTGAAGAGCAGCTCCGCCCGCAGCCTCTCGGCGGGCTCAAGCGCGAGCATCTGGTCGAGCAGCCAGAGCCGGAGTGGGAAGAACTCCAGCCGGCCGAGGTCATACAGCGCCTGGATGGCCACGAGCAGGAGGCCGGGTCCGTACCGGTCCGCGAGCGCGGGCGTGGCGCTCAGTCCGGACAGCAGGTGCATGCAGAGGGCCAGCAGGGGCAGCGGCTCGAGCTCATGCAGGCGGCTGTCGAGGGACTGAAGGAGCGCCTCGTCCACGTGCCAAGCGGGCTCGGCGCGAAGGAGCGCCTGGAGCGCGTCGGGGGTGGCTCCATGGGGGCCTCCCGCGCGGCGGGCGAGCTCACGGGCTCGCGCGCGCAGCGCTTCCCAATCCATCGAGTCGGGCGTCATGGCCCGGAACGATAGCGCTCCCGGTGACCGCTAATACAGTCGGCTCCAGAAGGAGCGCCGCGCCGAGATGCGGTGCAGCGCTTCCTGCAACTCCTCGTCGTGCTCGGCCCGCGTGGCGATGTCCGCCATGGAGATGAGCCCCACGAGCCGGTCGTCGCGCTCCACCACGGGCACGCGGCGCACCTGGTGCTGCCCCATGAGCGCGATGACGGTGGTCAGCGTCTCGTGGGGCTGCACCGCCTCCACCTCCTCCGTCATCACGTCCTGGACCTGGAGGCCCTCGAGCGCGCGGCCCTCGGCCAGCACCCGCACCACCAGGTCGCGGTCCGTGACGACGCCGCGCAGCCGCCCGCGCTCGTCCACCACGGGCACCACGCCGCAGTCCTCGTCCTTCATCACCCGCGCCACCTCGTGCAGGCCCGTGTCGGGCCGCACCGGGCGCACCTGCCGCGTCATCACCTCGCGCGCCGTGAGGGGCTCGCGGGGCCAGCGGCGCGAGGGCGCCGGCGGAGGCATGGGCGGCCGGGGCGTCGTGCGCGCCGACTCGCCCTCCGCCCCCGAGCCCTGCCGGTTCCACGGCCGGTACTCGCGCGTCGGCCGCTGCGTCTCGCGCGGCGCTTCCCAGTCCTGCTCGCCCATGAGCGGGCCCGTGCCCCGTCCCGTGGCCTCGTCCAGCGAGCGATCGTCCCGCCCGTAGGGTCCACCCGGTCCGGTGGCCTCGGTGCGCGGGGTGGCCATGCGCAGCTGCGCGGCCCGGTGGAAGCGGCCCTGGCGCGCTTCCGGCGCCTCGTCGCGCTCGATGCTCCAGCCCGTGACGTCCGAGCCCACGCGCTCGCTCGAACCCGGCGGGGACTCGGCGGCGCGGCGATCACGCTCCGCGGGGGACGGCGTACCGTTGGGGGGCTGCTGGGCCATGTGGAGGGCTCCTCGCGCGGGTGGAACGGCGAGGCTCGCCACGGACCGGGCCCGCTCCAAGGGGGCCGGCGCGCGCCGCCGCTCCGCTGTCGTCTTCCGGTCAGCCCATCTGCCCGGCCGTGGACATCAGGACGTCGCGAGCGCGTCGCCCAGGCGCACGAGGCCCCCGAAGTCCTCCAGCTCCCCGCCGGACTCGGGCGCGGCCACGGCCACGGCCCCCGCGGGCAGCTTCTCCGCGAGCCGCTGCAACAGGCCCCGGTGCACCTCCGCCCGCGCGCGCTCGTGCTCGGCCAGCTGCATGAGGGCCCGCACGCCCCCGCGCGCCGTGTCGTCCGACACGTGCTGGAGCAGCTCCTCGGGCGCGGCCAGCCCGTCCTCGCGCGCCCACGAGCGGTTGAGCACGTAGCCCGCGAAGGGCAGCTGACGCTCGCGCAGCATGTCGCGGAAGTACGCCGCCTCGTCGAGCGACGCCTGCTCCGGCGACGTCACCAGCAGGAAGGCCGCGTCCTCGGCCGACAGCCGCTCGCGCAGCCGGTCCGCGCGCAGGCGGATGCCGGAGAACAGCCCGCTGAAGGCCCCCAGGAAGGCGCGCATCTCCTGGGTGAAGCCCTCGCCGAAGATGCCGCCCAGCACGTTGCCGAGCAGCTGCGACGTCTTGCGCCACAGCCGCCCCCCGCGCCCCTTCTCCTCGGGCAGGAAGAGCGACACGATGCGGTCATCCAGGAAGCGCGCGAGGCGCCCGGGCGCCTCCAGGAAGTCGAGCGCGTGGCGGCTCGGGGGCGTGTCCAGGACGACGAGGTCGTAGCGCCCCTCGTCCAGGAAGTGGTCCAGGGCCTCGGCCGCCGCGTACTCCTGCATGCCCGCCACCAGGTCCGACAGGAAGCGGTAGAGCCGGTTGTCGAGGATGGTGCGCGCCGCCTCCGGCGTGGGCGACAGCCGCCGCACGAAGCGCTCGAACACCACGCGCGGGTCCAACATCCACACGTCCAGCTGGCCCGCGCCCGCCGCGCCCCCGGCATGCAGCCGCTCGGCGGGGATGGGGGTGGGCTCCGCGCCGCCTTCCTTCATGCCCATGGCCTCGGCGAGCCGCCGCGCCGGATCGATGGTGAGCACCAGCACCCGGCGGCCCGCGCGCGCCGCCGCCACCCCCAGCGCCGCCGCCGTCGTCGTCTTGCCCACGCCCCCGGCGCCACACAGCACCAGCACGCGCTTCTCCCCCAGCAGACGACTCAGGTTCATGGCTGGACTCCCGTCGAGGACGAGGCCGCGGACCCGCGCGACCCCAGGTGCGTGGCGAGCAGCTCCACCAGCCGCGGCCCGGAGGCGGGCAGCTCCGGCAGGGTGAGCAGCGGCGCGGGGAAGTTCGCCACCAGGCGCGCCTGGGCCCCCCGGGCGCGATCCAACCGCCCGAGGGCCCGCTGCCCCCGGTGCGGCCCGTGCGCGCCGAGCAGCTGCTCCACCGCCGCGCGCCCGTCCGGCGAGAAGGGATCCTCCGGCATGCGGTTGAGCACCCCGGCGGCGATGGGAATGCCGTGGCGCCCGATGGCCGTGCTCAGCTCCAAGGTCTCGCTCACCGGCAAGGGCTCGGGCAGGGTGACGAGCACCGCGCCCGTGCGGGCCGGGTCCCTGAGGAGCGCCATGCCCTCGCGCACCGCGCGGCCAATGGGCCCGGCGGGCATGACGGTGAGCAGGGTGTCCGGCAGCGCCGCCAGCGCGAGCGCGTGGCCCGTGGCGGGCAGGTCCAGGATGCACAGCGGGTGCTGCGCCCCACCGTCCGACCGCGTGAGCCGGAGGAGGTGCAGCATCTGGTAGAGCACGCCCATCTCCCGCAGGGCGGGGGCCGCCTCGAGGAAGCGGCGCAGGGCCCGCGTGCGCAGGGCCGCGTCGGCCATGACCCGGAGGGGCAGCACCTCCTGGAGGAAGAGCCGCTGGCCCTCGATGGCCGACAGGCGCACGAAGGACAGGTTCGCGGACACGGGGGTGACCTGGGCGCTGGGGGCGCGCGCGCCCACGAGCTCGGCGAGCGGCGAGGGGCCCTGCTCGGCCTCCGTGCCCAGCTCCACCTCGGCCAGGAGCACCCGGCGGCCCGCGTTCACGGCCGCGCGCGCGAGCGCCGCCGCGACACTCGTCTTGCCCACGCCTCCCTTGCCGGAGATCAGCAACGCCCTGCGATCCCACAATCCGTCCACCAAGGCCGTCGCTCCTCCCACCCAGGGGCGCCAGGGGGGCGCCAGATGTGTGCGGAGCGACAATCTTGTCCGACGCCCTTCCAGGCCACAAGGGCGGCGCGAGAGCGTCGATTAGTGCACGGCCCAGCGCGCGGCGATCTCCTCACACGCGCGTCGCACATCGCACAGGCGGCGCGCCCGGGCGCGGGGCGCGCTGTAGGCCTGGCCCGCGAACACGTCCACCACCAGCACCCGCCGCGCGCTCACCGGCCCGAGCACCGACAGGTGCTGCTCGCAGAAGGCCTCCAGCAGCGTGGCGATGTACTGCCCGGAGCGCTCGTCCAGCGGGTGGTGCTTGGCGAAGTACAGCTTGAGCACGCCCAGGTGCGCCTCGCCCTGCGCATCCACCTCCTGCAGCACGACCTGCGGCCGCACCTGCACCGCCACGCCTCCGAGCCGCAGGGGCGGCGGCTCCTGTCCCACCTCCGTCACCACCAGCCCCCCGAGCCCCAGGCCCGGGTACACCCGGCGCCACGCCTCGATCGCCTCGATGCACGACTCGGCGCGTTGGGCGTCGAACGGGTCGGCGTACACCGTGGTGGCCAGCCGGTGCTGGTGCTGGCGCAGCACGGACTCGTCCTGCCCGTGGCACAGGAAGTCGGTGATGGCGTGCGCGGCCTCGGGGTAGCGCAGGTAGCGCGGATCCGGCGGGTGCTTCTGCGTGTCGATGAGCTGCTTGCGCAGCGCGGGCGTCGCCGTGAGGTAGCGCCCCAGCTTGCTCTCCGAGACATGGGGGGACGACTCGGTGCGTCCGGTCATTTTCGCTCTCCCTGATGCGTCGTGAATGGGGAAAGATTAACGCACGGGTCTGACATGGGATTGACGCGCGCCCAGGCCCTATTCCCCTCGGAAAACGGGCCACTGGCGGGCCGCCTGCTCCTCCGGCGCGACGGCGCTTCCCGGCCCGCTCGTGCGGTGCCGCGCCCGGATCGCCGCGCCACTTTTATCCCGCGACTTCAACGCGGGAGGCACGGCATGTCGGCTCGACAGGGATGGGCTTGGATGGGGATGACGGTGGCCCTGGGCCTGGTGGCGCAGGGCTGCATCGCGGTGCCGGTGCGCGAGCGCCCACGCTACGTCTCCTCGCCCCGGCACGAGGCCTACGGGTACGGGGGCAGCGGCTCCGCCGGCCGCTACGCGGTGGACGTGAACCCGCGCGAGGCCCGGAGCGAGTGCATGCAGGCGGCGCGCGGCTACCGGGGCTACCGGAGCGTGCGCGCCGGCACGGTGTCCCAGACGGGACCGGACACCGCGCAGGTGCGGCTGTTCATGGGCGGCATCCGGGGCCGCGAGTACAGCGTGCTGTGCCAGTACGACGCCCGGACGGGCGCGGCCTACGTGCCGTGAGGCGCCGGGCTCACTGGCAATAGGACGTGCCGCCGGGGGAGACCCGGCAGGCGCCGCCGTTGTTACACACCCCGCTGGGCGGGCACGCCATGCGGCACATGCCGTTGTCCACGCAGATGGTGCTGCCCGGACAGCTCATGTCCGGCCAGGCACAGGCCAGTCCCTGCGCCACGGTGTCGAGCGTCTCGGCGGGCTCCGCCCGCTCGCTTCCGCCACAGCCCGTCAGCATTCCGAACAGCACCACCCCGGCGCACAGCAGTCGACGCATGTCACCACTCCTCGAGAAGACGTGAGGCGGCGACTCTACTCCAGACGGGCGGGGGCTCCGAACCCGGGGCGGGGGGCTCGTCAGTAGTCCGTGGGGGCGAGGTCCACGGGCACCAGGGTGTTGCCATCCACGTAGAAGGTGCCGGTGGCGCGGTAGGAGTAGTAGTTGTCGTAGTCGACGGCGTCGATGCTGTAGTCGTACGCGCCGGGCGCGAAGTCGCGCAGCACGATGCCGTCATAGCCATTCACGTTGCACGGGTACTCGCCGCCGTTGGCGAGTGACTCGCCGGGAATGGTGATGACCACGCGCTGGACCCGTCCGTCCTGGGCGCAGCTGCGGCCCGCGAAGGTCCAGGCGAAGGTCACGTCCCCGGACGCGTCCGACTCCGAATACACACAGCCGGACAGCAGACTCACGGACAGCAGGGAAGACAGCCAGCCCAGACGGTTCAGGCGCATGTGGCACTCCGGCGGCGAAGGACGCGGTGCCAGAGGGTGGGGGAGGGGCCGTCCCGAGACAACCCGGCCCCGCGGCCCTCGGGCCAGGACTGTGGCCCATGCGACGCCCGGGCGCGCGCGACTGTGGAGAACCCGGAACGGCCTCCAGGCCGTGGCGCTTGCGAATCGACGCCCGGAGTGACTGGCTCCCCGCGTGCTCGCTCCTCGTGTGCTCGTGTGGCTCGGTGTTCTGCTTTCAGGCTGTGCCTCGGCTCCCATGCCGCGCACTCCGCTCGACGGGTTTCCTCGCGTCCTCGCCATGGGGACAGGCTCTTCGCCAGGGGGTCTGGGCTCGACCGGGGGCCCTCCGGGCTCAACGTTCCAGGGCGGAGCGCGGGCTCGGAAGTGCCCTGGCCTTTCTTCCTGGGCCACGCGGCTCATCGGCTCATCGCCTATCTCTACGGCGTCCATCACCCCCACCATCGGGTCTTCTATAACAAGGAGACGCTCGTGGGCATCCTGCGCAAGGAGCGGCTGGGAGACCCCGCACGATTGCTTTCGAACGAGCGCAACCTGCGGCCGGACATCACGGATGTGACCGCGCGCCAGGTCTTCGAGGTCAAACCCTGGAACGCGCAAGGTCTGGAGGAGGGCCAGCAAGCGGCGCGGACCTACTTGTCCGCGTTCAATCGGGCGCTCGCGTCCGTGGCTCCTTTCGAGGGAGGACGTGATTTCCAGGGAGAGATCCTGGTCCGGTTCGCCCAGGGACAGTTCATCTGGCGCCTGGAATGGCGGACCCTGGTCCCGGGGGTGAGCCAATACCGGTGGACCCGGAGCGCGCGGCGCTTCGCCTCGGAGGCGGAGGCGTATCGGGCCGGGCAGTGGGTGGACCTGTCCTAGGAGGAGCTGCGGCAGTACGGAGGATGGGTCGCTCAGGCCGTGGAGGGCATGGTCGACCGCCGCGAACGTCTGCGCCGTTTCAGCGGTGCGGTAGGTGTGGTCATCGACGTGTTGGGTGACCTCGCCGTGGGGGCGTTCACAGGCGCTCTCGGAAGCCCGCGAGGCGCCGCGCAGCCCCCGGCTCGCGGCGGAGGGCAGGTGATTCCC includes:
- a CDS encoding CHAT domain-containing protein — protein: MDWEALRARARELARRAGGPHGATPDALQALLRAEPAWHVDEALLQSLDSRLHELEPLPLLALCMHLLSGLSATPALADRYGPGLLLVAIQALYDLGRLEFFPLRLWLLDQMLALEPAERLRAELLFKRGNTRLALAMERPAQRDAALQDLEDSARLARACGATHGELMAECTLARAVFLQLADQREPPWETLGARISRLEALLHRTEEPALQADVYEILSELEVRGITLGREGATARALQYAARAAECSTSPLIRASRLSIQAHLWLLHGDEAQRAASEELARRAVATLPAEAGDIHAASPLATLGDVLRRRGQAAEAIGPLEQALRLMARQRPSSNRNLVRLHLVQALLDEERPKEALPHLETVFAEALALGDGPNLSDATQYLVNLLRDAGREADAQERLLKAEARLVGTPAQTRLTLIRLRGPHPGAPPSAEFIGFVRHYLSDQCPTDTESDALLQGALANQARVLPSDLRRLLLTSGQHILREPALRAQLLDAEGRKSDAADELRQALQHERRPGARLSAAAQLIALLPSDAHAERLRWCDEVETLLEGDADNPFTRTDLASALWMAGRRDKGLLERAWRHAERAARQLGNDARATVFNMRTQARIRIDQLSLQTREHEPTAVASAQWFTRDLPLPGKEVSGYRGHAVKSLLALGPLTPPDALTVADQLLALDPAPERSLELKARREWIRACLASPRSPPAPPHDTPEDLSGGFDALPGWAVALAHGEAPEQTGPLGAQERGIALAVLQARPDRAEAVLEWLFFRESDSRGFDTLADEVARASPTAMLHGLHEALEKVLAQKPTFHLLHLRVALRRRHASTGADAARAYTQAVEALLAHARTPKEKATAKLLRGIELLDAERHEDARPILEEGLAEARTAGLPAWERFPLLVSTGNAYRKGLAPDLARALALYTEAESLGSLSEATDAQLFKVKADALLDRGARGDAVQALALLTRALELRKTGYLRVETLFSAARAEQQQPGGTELLRLRRALDRLDEAEGLAEGDYRRMVAGLQTQVLAGLMRLEPQDSALQRRLERIGQRHPELTDMVQRALRGKQGLVSEEDAESISTLMSHPASEAFYEATGRLRPLDLDAVERMARQLGKDPAEARQSIEQDHQQQDRSPGALRALAERLANTEDAQARPGALLASAVLLAHLVAREHATSAEVTPRAHEAERLLRQLSDTTVRGQLLLELAQLWAPADQLHPVKDFPRAVELAREVRTGSPEQGSLARLALQQQARATRYRTDGDRDVHLREAESLYEQCAREYEAAGERDVALHVRMTLTELRLERGAGDPRVTLEEGIQAAKALLAEELSAEQKAKTWLTLAVYQTMLGGKHSDPAQARATYLAARASFERLDRSPLSASERDSADNYQTICLSGLAHREGRHEDAVQLWRQRLATLRADAPRDVRAYTVHNLADSLLRGDAPPIQRMEGLALSEQCLAVRTLEHNPVHHWETRENIGRGVASLLLGSPGMENLDVAFALALWRQGTDALSGAFAAARKLDSPVRLFRSAALLLELARVAPTLADLERTAQEAWEAMDEARPFLLLDEEAGAQEAHLAVELATTLARRLAEDGVVGASAGVDFVLSGARAEAVLRWVVRAVGSAQRRLAGRTARPEGAPHDLWVAWLEAIRSGEERRIQRALEGLRTRVPRFLRGEPDLEGTWAWLHAHPGAAALAVVQGARGVLAAVLVPGEPRQVMLAVLPVEAPPHDEAQVARGLSHLGPGPEYSAVLDWARRGVLAALTRLLPTSLAHLLWIPSGVLRTLAPADLWPAVPVTCAVRLDLETRAPPPRPRRTLLAVADPGENTPALALPHSVELMVLLARTAQETSDLRVRMSRGPRWGQALDGTCPGLVEGPASPDAILHDMAEVDVAVLLCHGEVDGPRDARLMLVDDTGAVAPLSMSRLAEQPQRVAGASIVLLSCETGRVGDWLHQAAGLAGALLAGGARSVIAPLWPVLLGPAWEVGRSVLAVLHQRGDPSEALRGIQAPEQGPALGRSAGGEQARQRDWSLKGFIHWRG
- a CDS encoding CBS domain-containing protein yields the protein MAQQPPNGTPSPAERDRRAAESPPGSSERVGSDVTGWSIERDEAPEARQGRFHRAAQLRMATPRTEATGPGGPYGRDDRSLDEATGRGTGPLMGEQDWEAPRETQRPTREYRPWNRQGSGAEGESARTTPRPPMPPPAPSRRWPREPLTAREVMTRQVRPVRPDTGLHEVARVMKDEDCGVVPVVDERGRLRGVVTDRDLVVRVLAEGRALEGLQVQDVMTEEVEAVQPHETLTTVIALMGQHQVRRVPVVERDDRLVGLISMADIATRAEHDEELQEALHRISARRSFWSRLY
- a CDS encoding ArsA family ATPase is translated as MNLSRLLGEKRVLVLCGAGGVGKTTTAAALGVAAARAGRRVLVLTIDPARRLAEAMGMKEGGAEPTPIPAERLHAGGAAGAGQLDVWMLDPRVVFERFVRRLSPTPEAARTILDNRLYRFLSDLVAGMQEYAAAEALDHFLDEGRYDLVVLDTPPSRHALDFLEAPGRLARFLDDRIVSLFLPEEKGRGGRLWRKTSQLLGNVLGGIFGEGFTQEMRAFLGAFSGLFSGIRLRADRLRERLSAEDAAFLLVTSPEQASLDEAAYFRDMLRERQLPFAGYVLNRSWAREDGLAAPEELLQHVSDDTARGGVRALMQLAEHERARAEVHRGLLQRLAEKLPAGAVAVAAPESGGELEDFGGLVRLGDALATS
- a CDS encoding ArsA-related P-loop ATPase produces the protein MDGLWDRRALLISGKGGVGKTSVAAALARAAVNAGRRVLLAEVELGTEAEQGPSPLAELVGARAPSAQVTPVSANLSFVRLSAIEGQRLFLQEVLPLRVMADAALRTRALRRFLEAAPALREMGVLYQMLHLLRLTRSDGGAQHPLCILDLPATGHALALAALPDTLLTVMPAGPIGRAVREGMALLRDPARTGAVLVTLPEPLPVSETLELSTAIGRHGIPIAAGVLNRMPEDPFSPDGRAAVEQLLGAHGPHRGQRALGRLDRARGAQARLVANFPAPLLTLPELPASGPRLVELLATHLGSRGSAASSSTGVQP